One Bemisia tabaci chromosome 7, PGI_BMITA_v3 DNA window includes the following coding sequences:
- the LOC140225084 gene encoding uncharacterized protein, with protein MANRTCAGAVPRPWDILLEGMETRDIGRKMTQDWNQTFQPGLWGQSSAQMDPRGHGAFQEIPGQNREIHEMFKAQLEVTRTLSQSIMEWNQLIARSNVPRSAEGPMISIKAPPFKRRFKGESDYEIRDFLKDFETHYRKCSDQEKRDRLRSHLGKRAVQYYDNEEIAFQNCESFEETKQKLIEYFDDDEDALQKFSARTQRSDEDPLDFVQAKRKLANLAKVNSTEAQLVRSIVMGLAPEYLAQVINNRDSTIKELIESVKNAKLAVAATSKGRNSFLAVNHYTGQESSLESRVKATENTLATLVAAVDSNRAETERNSRALNAMRQDLARGVDALVAAEKRLREATSGDALYQGQQQMAGMPFKKRKWTRSQEANPAELCRWNGNANQAVLRAQPVNPHLSQQSSIQQNHDPSISTIKSRDNFVTKIYPRSDFPVKNEGHTSFAETNEKILDKSAYDFPDSDTVDQEPIYIRSVNFMQDENFKQEVHSNDKFSSEFKEVTEQAHSLSDFNDSNVGSNASLSSVSDSYEEIGASKGIVEPVMERGDSDAFKICKSEEESALCEIQEEDPHNIQIFPEEFVSSTEENRKNDHFDQQESGKEASKFGNEVEMLTVTSDGLELAYGLRVSGLLFAMEVFLMPSRNSHL; from the exons ATGGCAAACCGAACTTGTGCAGGCGCAGTTCCAAGACCATGGGACATACTGTTAGAGGGCATGGAGACGAGAGACATCGGCCGAAAAATGACTCAAGACTGGAACCAAACATTTCAACCTGGTTTATGGGGGCAAAGTTCCGCGCAGATGGATCCTCGAGGACACGGGGCCTTCCAGGAAATACCGGGACAAAACCGAGAAATTCATGAAATGTTTAAAGCCCAGCTGGAGGTGACGAGAACGTTGAGCCAATCCATAATGGAATGGAACCAGTTGATAGCAAGATCAAATGTTCCCCGATCAGCAGAAGGACCAATGATTTCAATTAAGGCACCTCCCTTCAAGAGACGTTTCAAAGGTGAAAGTGACTATGAGATCAGAGACTTTTTGAAAGACTTCGAAACGCACTATCGCAAGTGTTCGGATCAAGAAAAGCGGGACCGGCTCAGGAGTCACCTAGGAAAACGAGCCGTGCAGTATTATGACAACGAGGAAATAGCGTTCCAAAACTGCGAGTCTTTTGAGGAAACCAAACAAAAACTGATCGAATATTTCGATGATGATGAGGATGCCCTCCAGAAATTCTCTGCGCGAACGCAGAGGAGCGATGAGGACCCGTTGGATTTTGTGCAAGCGAAGAGAAAACTGGCGAACTTGGCTAAAGTGAACTCGACTGAAGCACAGTTAGTGAGGAGTATAGTAATGGGATTGGCACCGGAGTATTTGGCCCAGGTGATTAATAATCGTGATTCAACAATTAAGGAGTTAATAGAATCAGTAAAAAATGCTAAACTGGCCGTTGCCGCAACCAGCAAGGGAAGAAACTCTTTTTTGGCTGTGAATCACTATACTGGGCAGGAATCATCCTTAGAATCCCGGGTGAAAGCCACTGAGAATACTCTAGCAACGTTGGTAGCCGCAGTAGATTCAAATCGTGCAGAAACGGAGAGAAATAGTCGAGCATTGAACGCTATGAGGCAGGACTTGGCCAGGGGAGTTGACGCATTAGTAGCCGCAGAAAAGAGGTTACGAGAGGCAACAAGCGGTGACGCGCTCTATCAGGGACAGCAACAAATGGCAGGGATGCCcttcaagaaaagaaaatggaccCGAAGCCAGGAAGCAAACCCCGCAGAGTTGTGTAGATGGAACGGAAACGCGAACCAGGCCGTTTTAAGGGCGCAACCCGTAAATCCTCATCTTAGTCAGCAAAGTTCCATTCAGCAAAATCATGATCCTTCAATCAGTACAATAAAATCTCGTGATAATTTTGTTACTAAAATTTATCCTAGAAGtgattttcctgtaaaaaatgagGGTCATACGTCTTTTGCTGAAACCAATGAAAAGATTTTGGATAAATCTGCATATGATTTTCCAGATTCAGATACTGTGGATCAGGAGCCTATTTACATAAGAAGTGTTAATTTCATGCAGGATGAAAACTTTAAGCAAGAAGTTCATTCGAACGATAAGTTTTCTTCCGAATTTAAGGAGGTCACAGAGCAGGCTCACTCCTTGTCTGATTTTAATGATTCGAATGTTGGGTCTAATGCATCTTTGAGCAGTGTTTCAGATAGTTATGAGGAAATTGGCGCAAGCAAAGGGATAGTCGAGCCCGTTATGGAGCGTGGGGATTCCGACGcgttcaaaatttgcaaatctgAGGAGGAGTCAGCCCTATGTGAGATTCAGGAAGAAGACCCTCACAATATACAAATATTCCCTGAGGAATTTGTGAGTTCCACTGAAGAAAATCgtaaaaatgatcattttgatCAGCAGGAAAGTGGAAAAGAGGCATCGAAGTTCGGAAACGAGGTCGAGATGCTCACAGTAACAAGCGATGGACTTGAACTTGCGTATGGTTTACGCGTTTCAG GACTCCTGTTCGCAATGGAGGTTTTCTTGATGCCGTCTCGGAATTCGCATCTCTGA